GTTGCGGAGAACTTCGTCAGAGAGATGCACCGCAAGTATTTGCTGAGAGTGAACAAGCCGGGCAACACTCCGGAACCCTGGAAGGACTTTTCTGAGGAATTGCTGATAGCCAGACTTTCTGAAGAGATTGAAGAGCTGGAGGAGGCGATAAAGTCGGGTGGAAACATTTCAGATGAGCTGCTTGATGTGGCAAACTTCTGCATGTACCTCTGGGCAAAGTTAAATATGAAAAAGTTGTAGCAACACCAATGCTCATCGCCATTGAGGGTATAGACGGTGCAGGGAAAACGACAGTTAGCCATTTTATCGCAGAACTTCTGCGAGAAAAAGGTTTTGATGTTGTCGTGCTGAAGGAGCCGGGTAACAGCAGGTACGGAATTAAAATAAAAAACTCAGAAAAAAGACTGTCTCCCGAGGAGGAGCTTGAACTTTTCATCCTTGACAGGAAGGAGGATGTAAGGGAAAACATACTTCCAGCCCTCCACTCGGGCAAGATCGTGATCATGGACAGGTACTATTACTCGAACATAGCCTATCAGTCAGCCCGCGGAATTGACTGGGAGTATATCAAAAGAGAGAACGAAAAAATAGCTCCAAAGCCCGATCTGACGATCATACTTGATGTGGATGCTGAACAGGCATTGAAAAGGGTGAAGAAAAGGGGAAAGCTCACACCGTTCGAGGATCTGGAGTATCTCAAAAAAGTGAGAGAGAACTTTTTAAAATACGCCGATTCCACAACGGTCGTTATTGATGCCTCAAAACCGCTTGACGAAGTGAAGAGGGAGGTTGAGAGGATTATCTGTTCTCTGATTAAAGATCGGCTTCAAGCAGAACCTTGATCAGATCTTTGTCCTTCACAGTTCCTATGAGCCTGTTTTCAGAGTCGAGTACGGGCATGTAGTCCAGATCACTCTTTACCATCTTCTTTGCACATTTTGATACGTTTGTCTGGGGATACACGAATTCGGGTTGCTTCATGTATTTTTTGACTGGGTCTTTCGGCAGTTTAACCACGCTCACCTCAAAATACTTCACGGTGTAGTCCCTCACGGCATCCCAGCTCCAGCTATCGTCCGTGTCACTTGAGGAAGAGTAGGAGGTCTGCTCTATGAAGTCTTCAATCAGCGTTTCCGTCAGCATTATCTTTTCGTCAATGACACCAACGAGCTCGTCGTTATCATTCAGAACTCCGCACATCTCGGAGTTTGAAAGCCTCATTATTTCTCCAGCAACATTCAGCGGCGTCTCTTCCCACACGCAGACTATGTAGGGAGTAACATATTCTTTGACAGACTTCTCAAAGTTCATTTCCGCTAACTTTTTCACTATATCTCTCACGGTTATTATGCCCACAAGTCTGTTGTTTTCCACCACTGGCAGTCTTCTGAAAGGTGTCGATGTTAGAATTTTTACCACATCTTTTACATCCGCATTTGCGTTTACTGTGACGGGATTTGGCGTCATAAGCAGAGCAAGCTGGTTTTCCTCAATTTTTCTCAAAATGTCCTTTCTGGTGACGATTCCAACAAGTTCTGAGTTTTTGAGTACCGGAACGGCCGAAATTTCATACTTTTTGAAAAGTTCCAGTACATTATCACGGGTACTGGGAACTGTTGCACAGATGACGTTGGAATTCATAATTTCTGCTGCCTTCATTGCATCCCGATAATTCATTTTGGATATATACTTTTCCCCCTCCAAAAATGTTAAATTTTGCTGACCGAAGAGCGGGCATGGAAAGGAGAACACCGCTGATACCCAAGAAGGTCTTCTTCGTCTCTGGAGTTGGCAGACATGAGGACAGATTGATAAGCTTTGAGCTCGCATTAAGGGATGCGGGCATCGAGAGGTTCAACCTGGTCCCCGTAAGCAGTATTCTACCCCCTGGGTGCGAGATTGTTGATAAGGAGGAGGGATTGAAAAAGCTGTTCCCGGGAGAAATTGTATTTTGCGTTATGGCAAGAATTACAAGCTGCGATGAGGGGAAGGAGATATTTGCGAGCATCGGAGCGGCAGTTCCGGATGATCGCAATGCCAACGGGTACATTGCCGAGCACAGCGGAGAGTGGTATGATGGCGCTGAAGGATATGCAAAGGTGCTTGCAGAGGAAATGCTGAAAACACAGGGTAATAAAGCCGCTAAAACCTACGGAATTACGGCAAAAGGCAGAGTTGAAAAGTGCACAACCGCAGTTGCGGCTGCGGTTTTCGTTATTTAAATTTCACAATCATTTTAAGTATATTGATTATTGATATTTGACATGGACAGGATTGAAAGACTTGTCAGAAACGTGAACAAACCTGCAAGATTAAGCATTCACAGGGCAAAACTCTATACAGACTCAATAAAGCGTACAGAGGGAGAACCTGCGATTATCAGGCAGGCAAAAGCCTTGAAAAACATTCTCGAGAACATACCCATACAGATTCTCGATGGTGAGCTGATTGTCGGAACCATGCTTCCCGATCCTCCCGGGGCGATTCTTTTTCCCGAAGGTGTGGGGTTGAGGATAATAAATGAACTCGATTCTCTCCCCACCAGAGATACGAACAGATTGCTGGTGGATGAGGAAGAAGCGAGGATTCTCAGAGAAGAAATAGCTCCTTACTGGTATGGAAAGACGATCGAGGCCTTTGCATATCCACTGATGCCTGATGTGATGAACGTGCTGTACACGGGTTCTGTTTTCGTGCTGACAGAAATGGCGGGAATATCTCATGTGGCAGTAAACTACCCCTATCTGATGAGAAGGGGTTTCAGACTGTTTCTTGAGGAGAGTAAGAAAAGATTAAAGGAGCTGGAGGAGAAAGGTGTTTATGAGGGTGAGAAATATGCGTTCTACCAGGCTGCAGGAATAGTTTCGGAGGCTGTAATCAACTACGGGCTGAGGTATGCCGAACTTGCGGAGAAGCTGGCTGAAGAAGAGAAAGATGACAGAAGAGAAGAACTCCTAAGAATTGCAGAGATATGCAGAAAGGTTCCCGCTGAAAAACCGGAGAGCTTCTGGGAGGCTGTTCAGTTTCTCTGGATCGTTCAATCTGCACTTCATCAGGAGAACTATGAGCAGGCAATCTCAATGGGGAGAATAGACCAGTACCTGTTCCCGTTCTTTCAGAAAGACCTCAGGGAAGGTAAAATAGATAGGCAAAGAGCATTTGAGATTCTGGCAAATCTCTGGATAAAGACAAACGAGATAGTCCCCCCGTTCGACTCTCTGCTGGAGCAGTTCTTCAGCGGTCAAACTACGAATCAGGCTCTAACAATAGGCGGGTGTGATATCTACGGAAGGGATGCGACCAACGATCTGACGTACCTCATGCTCGAGGTTACGGACAGACTGAGGTTGAGACAGCCAAATGTTCATGTTAGAGTCAGCAGGAGAACACCCGATGATTTTCTGAACAGGCTGGCTGAATCTATAGCTTCAGGCTGCAATGCACTGGCTCTGTTCCACGATGATGTGGCGGTGGAGGCTCTGAGACTGGCTGGAGTGAGCGATGAGGATGCGTGGAATTACACCACTGTTGGCTGTGTGGAGATTGCACCTTTCGGTAACAGCTTCACCTCAAGTGATGCTGCGCTGGTCAACATCGCAAAAGCCCTGGAATACGCCATGAACGGTGGAAAGGACATGCAATTCGGTTACGAATTTGGATTAAAAACTGAGAAGCCAGAAACACTTGAAGACCTGATTGAAAACTTCAGGATCCAGCTCTCCCACATCATCGGGCTTGTTGTAAAGGGGTGCAACATTCTTGGCTATGCAAATGCCGAGGTCAAACCAACACCACTCCTGTCTCTGTGCATCGAAGATTGTTTTGAGGCTGGATTGGACGTGACAAGGGGTGGTGCGAAGTACAACTTCACCGGAATACAGGCTGTTGGTGTTGCCGATGTAGGGGACTCTTTTGCGGCTATTGAAGAGGCTTTGAAGCTCGGTTACTCAATGGACGACATCATTGAGGCGTGCAGAAAGAACTTCGCTGAGTGTGAGGAGCTTCATAAACTTCTGAGCGAAAGTCCGAAGTACGGCAACGATGACGACAGGGCGGACAGGTATGCAAGAATGGTTCTTGAATATTACTGCAATGAAGTGAACAGGCACAGAAACTTCAGAAACGGTCATTTTGCTGCAGGCTGCTATCCCATGACGACAAACACCGGCTTTGGCTTCTTCACCTCAGCCCTTCCATCGGGCAGGAAAGGTGGCGAACCGCTCAACCCGGGTGTTGGCCCATCTACTGGAAGAGACCGGGAGGGGGTTACAGCGATCATAAAGTCGGCATCAAAGATAAACTATGCAAAACTGCCGAATGGCGCATCCCTCACCCTAAATCTGAGCAGTGATGTTCTGGGTGCGAAGGGGTCGGCTGTTGTTAAGGCCCTTATAAAGAGTTTCATAGATCTGGGTGGAATGCACATTCAGTTCAACATACTGAATGAGGATGTCCTCAGGAAGGCCCAGAAAAATCCGGAGGAGTTCAGATGGTTGCTTGTGAGGGTGGCAGGATGGAGTGCGTACTTTGTTGAGCTGTCAAAGCCTGTGCAGGACGAGATAATCCGGAGAATTTCATGCAGGGTTTGATGAAGGGCAGAATTTTCAGAATACAGAGATTTTCAATACACGATGGATATGGCATCAGGACGACAGTCTTTCTCAAAGGCTGTCCTCTGAGGTGCATCTGGTGTCACAACCCGGAATCTCAGAAATTCGATATCGAGGTTGGGTACAAAATCGAAAAATGCAACCTGTGTTTCAGGTGTGGAGGGATATGTGAGGCAATCGGGCATGCTGATGGCGTTGAGATAGACAGAGGACGGTGCGATGGATGCGGAAGATGTGTTGAAATTTGCAGTGCTGGGGCGTTTGAGCTTTACGGATTGGATGTTGGTGTGGAGGATGTCATGAATCTGATCGAGAAAGATGCTGTGTTTTACAAAAATTCAGGCGGAGGAGTGACTTTTTCCGGTGGCGAGCCCTACTTTCAACCGGACTTTCTGCTTGCTCTGCTCAAGGCCTGTAAAAATATGGGGATAAACACCGCCGTTGACACCTCTGGATATGCAAAGTGGAGCACCATAGAGAGAACTCTTCCGTTTGTTGATTTCTTCCTTTATGATCTGAAGGATTACAGGGATGACAGGCACAGAAAATTTTGCGGAGCGGGAAACGAGCCAATCATTTCCAACCTGAAAAAACTCATCGATGCTGGAAAGGAGGTGATTGTGAGGATACCCGTTGTTCCGGGGTACAACTTCGAGAACGGAGATTTTGAGGGGTATTTTAAGGTTCTTGAAAATACAGGCTGTGAGAGGGTGGATGTCCTGCCCTTCCATTCCCTCGCCGTGGACAAGTACAGATGGTTGGGAAGGGACTGGGATTTTCCCGACATTACCAGAAGGGCGAGAGAGATGTCCGAAGAATTTGCCCGGTTTCTGGAGAAAAGAGGAATGCAGACATCCATTGGAGGATATTTCTGAATAAGAGCTAGCAGTTGTAGTGCCTTTTTACCCTTATAACTCCATCGAGCCGGAGTAAATCCTCCTCTTTTCCCGCATATCTTACGATGTAGTCGTAATCGTAAAAAATTTCATGCACTTCATCACAAATTTCCCTTAATGTTTTTTCCACCGCTTCCCTTTTTGAATGATCCACCCAGACTTCCAGATACATGTCAGCGGGTTCGTTCAATTTAATAAAAATTTTTCTGTTTTGCTAATCAGAAATTCGAAAATCGAAAGGAAATTTTAAAGTTCTATGAATCAGAGATATTAACATGAAACCCGTCGAGCTGAAAGATGGTGTATATTGGGTTGGTGCAATTGACTGGGACGAGAGGGATTTTCACAATTTTGTGACTGAACGTGGGCTGACGTACAATTCATATCTCATCATGGACGAAAAGGTGACGCTAGTTGATACCGTAAAGCACAAATTCGTTAGACAGTCAATGGAGAGGATCAGAAAGGTTGTAGAACCATCGGAAATCGAATACATTGTTGTCAACCACATCGAACCGGATCACTCAAGCGGTTTGCCCGACACGGTGAAGATAGCGAAAGATGCGACAATCATCTGTACGCAGAGGGCGAAGGATGGATTATGCAGGTATTATGACTGTGACGGCTGGAACTTTCAGGTTGTGAAGGGTGGAGATGAACTTAAAATCGGTAGAAGGACCCTGATGTTCGTGGATATGACGATGCTACACTGGCCCGATAGCATGGCAACGTATGTGAAGGAGGACAGGCTTTTGCTGTCAAATGATGCATTCGGTCAGCATATAGCCAGTGGAGGGAGATTTGATGAGGATATTGGGGTTGATGAAGCTCTGAAGTGGGCCAAAATCTATTACGCTAACATTCTGATGCCCCTGTCCGGGCTGATCAAGAAAAAACTTGCGGAAATTCAGAATCTCAATCTGGAAATTGACATGATAGCTCCCAGCCATGGGGTTGTGTGGAGGAATCCAGCAAAGATAATCGAGGCTTACTCAAGGTGGTCAAACTTCGAGTCGGAAAATAAGGTTGTTATCGTCTATGATTCGATGTGGCACTCAACAGAGGCAATTGCGAGAGCCATTGCAGACGGTGTTGAGAGCGAAGGGGCAGAGGTTAGAGTATTCCATGTCAGAAAAGATCACTGGACCAGTATAGTTACCGAGATTCTCGATGCTAGAGCGGTAGCTGTTGGATCACCAACGATCCACAACGGACTTTTCCCCACAGTTGCAGGGTTTTTGACGTACCTGAAAGGCCTGAAACCGCAGAACAAGAAGGGTCTCGCCTTTGGATCATACGGATGGAACGGAAATGGGGTAAAAGAAGTTCATAGAATACTGGAAGAGCTGAAATTTGAGATGCTGGAACCCTTCATGGTGAAGTTCAGACCAACGAAGGAAGAGCTTGAAAAGGCTTTCGAGATGGGGGCGGAGCTGGCGAAATGATACTCGGTATATCGGGCAGTCCAAGAAAAAAAGCAACTGAGTACGTTCTGTTAAAGGCACTCAAAATGCTTGAGGAGATGGGTTTCGAGACCGAGTTTTTCACTGTGAGGGGAAAGGAAATAAAGCCCTGTCAGCACTGTGACTACTGCCTGAAGCACAAGGAGTGCAGAATCAGGGATGATATGCAGAATCTTTACGCTGTGTTTGGGGAAGCAAGTGGAATCGTTATGGCAACTCCAGTTTATAATGGCGGTGTCAGTGCGCAGATAAAAGCGGTAATGGATAGATGCAGGGCTCTTGTGGCTGCCGATTACGATTTTTTCAGAGGGAAAGTGGGAATGGGTATTGCGGTTGGTGGGGACAGAATAGGTGGGCAGGAGGCAGCTCTACAGCAGATCATAACTTTCTACATTCTGAACGGAATTATTCCGGTTAGCGGTGGATCTTTTGGAGCGAATCTTGGGGCCACGTTCTGGAGCAGGGACACGCTCGAGGGGGTGAAGGGGGATGAGGAGGGTTTCAGAAGTCTGAGAAAAACGGTTAAGAGATTTGCATCAGTATTAAAGATGATGGAAGGTGTGTGATATGGAGGGGAGGAAAAAGAAAAGGGTTGCGTGGGGAATTACCGGAAGTGGGGACAGATTGCAGGAGACAGTCGAGGTCATGAAGAAGATCAGGAAACAGTATCCGGAAGTTGAGATAGCTGTGTATTTATCCAAGGCCGGAGATCAGGTTATTAAGCATTATAAACTTGTTGGCGATCTAAAGGAGAATTTTGGTGCTGTAAGAGTTGAGATTGACGCAAACACACCATTTCTGGCAGGACAGGTTCAGGTGGGCAGATACGAGTTTCTTCTGATAGCTCCCGCAACATCCAACACAGTAGCTAAGATTTCAATGGGCATCGCAGATTCACTGCTTTCGAATGCAGCGATAATGGCTCTAAAGGCTTTCATTCCTGTCTACGTCATGCCCTCCGATTACAGAGAGGGGGTGGTGGTTACAAGGTTGCCTGATGGAAGGGATCTGAAGATAAGGGTCAGAAAAGAAGATGTGGAGCACGTGAAAAAACTGGCCGAAATGGATGGAGTGCACATTCTCGAAAAACCGGAAGACATATTTGGCGTTTTCGAAAGGCATTTTGGAAAAGCTTAAAATTTTTGAGCATAAATTTTTCAGTGTCAGCAGAAGGCCTGATCTCAGAGTTTTACGTGGATAAAAAAGGGGAAATAATACTGGTTACGGTTTTCGTTCCTGAGGAAAGGGAGAACCTGATAAGAATGTACGAGGAATACGATCCGGAAAGTAGGTGCTGTGGACTTCCTCCAAACACCAGAAACGGGATTGAAAGCTGGATTGATGCTCTCCACAAAAATGGTTATGGCTTCATTGCAAAACTCGGTGACAGGGTTATCGGACATATTGCGGCGGTTCCTGAGAACAGTGAAGCAGAGTTTGCGATTTTCATCCATCCGGATTTTGTGGACAGGGGTATTGGTGGCGAGCTCATAAGATTTGCTTCAAGAGTCATGAGGGAGAAGGGCGTCAGGAAGCTCAAGGCAATAACGGAAAGAACCAACAGAAGAGCGATCGAGACATACAGACATCTTGGCTTTTTGGCGGTTAGCAGAGATCCACTGTACGTTTATTTTGAAAAGGAAATATGAAGGTGATTGCAGTTCCAGAAGCGATTGAATGCATAATTCTTGGCAGATTGAACAGGTTCGTCGTCGAAATCGAGATTGATGGCAGAGTAGCCAGAGCGCACATAAACAATACGGGAAGACTTAAGGAACTCCTTTTCAGAGGCAACAGGGGTTTTTGTTTTAAAACGGAAACCAAAAAGACAGACTACAGGCTCTTTGCTGTAAAGTGCGAATCCGGATACGCCTTGATTGATACCCAGATTCAGATGAAAGCTTTTGAAAGGGCTATCAGAACGATTGATTGGTTGGATGTGAGAACGTTCGTGAGAAACGTGAGGGTTGATGAATCGAGAATAGACTACCTTCTCGTAGGAAAAGAAGAAGTCTTTGCAGAACTGAAAAGTGCCGCTCTCAAGTCTGGAGACTACGCAATGTATCCGGACTGCCCGACAGAGAGAGGGAGGAGGCATGTTCAGACATTGATTGATCTTGTGGGGGAAGGAAAAAAGGCTGTGATAGTGTTCATCGCTGCAGTTCCTTCAGTCAAGGCTTTCAAGCCCAATATGGAAGCGGATGAGATGCTTTACTCTCTTCTCGTAGAGGCAAAAAAAGCGGGAGTGATGATGAAAGCCCTTCATCTCGAGTACGGGGATGGATTCGTTTTCCTCAGAAACCCTGATCTTCCGGTTGAGATTTAATCTTTGTTATGTGAAGGTTCAGAATTCGTCAAGTTCCCTTTTTATTCTGGCATAAAAAAGCTCCAGAAATCTGTGCCGGTCTTCGGCAATTTCTCTTGCAGTATCCGTATAAAGTTGATCCTTAAGCCTCAGAAGCTTTTCCTCAAAGTGCTTTAGCGTGTCATGTATACTTCTTCCTCTCTCCCCGCTGTACAGGAATGCTCTTGCAACGCCTATTGCCCCCATTGCATCAAGCTTGTCGGCGTCGCTCAGAACCTTCGCCTCAAGTGTTCTTGGCTCTATGCCGGATGAAAAGGAGTGTGCCTCAATTGCATGAACAACCGAACTCACGAACTTGTAATCTCTTCCCTTCAGAATCTCCCGTGCCTTCTTTGCAGATTCAACGGCATGGTTCTCTGCATCCCGTGCAATATCATGCAATCTCGCTGCAGTCAGTACGACCTCGAGATCGGCCCCCTCCCTCCTCGCTATGAATTCTGCCAGTTTCATAACTCTCTCCACATGTCCTTCATCATGGGAAGACATCAGGGAATTTCCTGACCAAAAAAATTTAATTGATTGTGCTTGAGATAGGGTGATGAGTGATGAGGCAAAGATTATCGAACTTGAAGATATTCCCGGAGTTGGGCCTGAAACGGCGAAGAAGCTGAGAGATGCCGGTTTCTCAACCGTCGAGGCGGTTGCCGTTGCATCTCCTTCAGAACTTGCAAGTGTGGGTGGAATTACTGAAGGCAATGCGGTCAAGATAATCCAGGCAGCGAGGAAGCTGGCGAACATCGGTGGATTCGAAAGTGGAGACAAGGTTCTGGAAAGGAGAAAGGCGGTGAGGAAGATAACAACGGGGAGTAAGGATCTTGACGCCCTTCTGGGAGGTGGTGTGGAGACTCAGGCCATAACGGAGTTCTTCGGTGAGTTTGGAAGTGGTAAAACACAGATTTGCCACCAGTTGGCGGTGAATGTCCAGCTTTCTGAAGATCAAGGAGGGCTTAACGGTTCAGTAGTGATAATTGATACCGAAAACACCTTCAGGCCTGAAAGGATTATTCAGATGGCCGAGGCGAAGGGGCTTGATGGCAACGAGGTTTTGAAGAACATCTATGTCGCTCAGGCGTACAACTCCAATCACCAGATGCTGCTCGTTGATAACGCCAAAGAGCTGGCTGAGAAACTCAAAAAAGAAGGCAAGCCGGTGAGGTTGATAATAGTAGACTCCCTCATGTCTCACTTCAGAGCGGAGTACGTCGGAAGGGGAACTCTGGCCGACAGACAGCAGAAACTCAACAGACATCTGCACGATCTCATGAAGTTCGGAGAGCTCTACAATGCTGCCATAGTTGTAACAAACCAGGTTATGGCAAGACCGGATGTTATGTTCGGAGACCCGACAAAGCCTGTTGGAGGGCATATTGTTGCACATACGGCCACATTCAGAGTTTATCTCAAAAAGAGCAAGGATGACCTCAGGATTGCAAGGTTGATTGACTCACCACACCTGCCAGAAGGAGAAGCAATTTTCAAGGTTACCGAAAGGGGAATAGAGGACGCAGAAGAGGACAAAAAGAAAAGAAGGAAAAAATAATTTATTCTTCAACAACTCCACCAACAACCTCCATCAGTTCTTGCGAATCGTTCTCATCGCCGTACTGGTTAACAAGCCTGATTATCTCTCTCAGGTCCTTAACACACTCCTTAGTGTGCTGAACAGCGCTCTTTACAGCATTTCTGACGTCCTTCATGGCTTCAAAACCCTGTTGTGGGGTCTCAATTCCCATCACCTTTTCTTTTGCTTCGTTGATTCTCTCAAGCGCTTTTTCTCTGTCTTCTGAGTACTTATCCAGCCAGTTCTCCAGCATTGTTGTGTCCTTGCCCTCTTCCTGGAACTTTGCAATCTTCTCCTTAACAAAGTCTTCTATTCTGTCTCCTCCCTCCACGAACGTTTCAAGCCTGTCAAGCACCGCTATTATCATGCTCTTCTGAAGTGAAACTTTCGCATCGATCCAGATACTCCGTGCATTTTTCATTGCCTCCCTGTACTCCTCAACCGTCTGCGCACTTTCAATCTGTTCCTTTGCGTTGATCAGGTCTGTTATATGCTCGTTGATTTCGCCAATTATCTGATCCTTCATGCTCAGATTACTGTCCTCGAGTTTCTCCTTTATACTCTCAAGGGATGCAACTCCAAAGTCCACCATTGCAACCCCGAGATTCTTTGCCTCATCAAGTGTATCGTTGTTCAGCACCAGACCAAATCTGTGCCACTCTCTCACCTTCTTCAGCACTCCGGTGGTCTCTTTCATTTTTTCTGCATACATACTCCCATTCCCAACTGCCATAGCTGCTGGCATTAAGATCGCCAGCAGGGCAAAGATTGCCGCCAGCCTTCCAAACCTTCCGCCAACCATGTCGCATCACCGGTATAGGGTTGAATCTCAAAAAATATAACGAAACTTTCGCTGTTCTGTTTTCAATTTTCTTTCAAAATCTTTACATGGCTTTACAACTCTTTTTAATCCACGCTGAAACTTTAAATTCGTTATTTCTCACTTGAAAAATTTTTCAAGCGGGTTGCTTTTATACCGTGCTTCAAGAACAGCTATGCCGTTTTCAATCAGAACTTTTATGGCATCTGAAATGTTCTCATTTTTCTCAGTTCCGACAATCAGTGCGGATTTGGTGACAGAAACACTGAAACCGTGGTCTTTCAGAATTTCTCCCGCCTTATCCGGATTGCTGACCTTCAGCAGCATCTCTGTCGAACCCACAAGTGACTGCAGATCCTTTTCTACCAGCATCCTTCCCCCTTTCACTATGGCCACCCTGCCCTCCTCGAAGTTGTGAATTTCATCGAGAATGTGGGTTGAAAGGAGAATGGACTTTTTCTCCTCCAGCATCTCAAAAATTCTGTCTCTGAGAGCCATAACTGACTCGATGTCAAGATTGCTGAAAGGTTCATCGAGAATCACAACTTCCGGATCGTGAAGGAGGGTTCTGGCAATTGCCAGCCTCTTTCTCAAACCTCTACTGAGTGTTCCTGCCATTTTGTTTCTGTACTCACTCAATCCAAAATTCTCTAAAATTTCCCGGATCCTGTCCTCCCCTATTCCATATATTTTTGCAAAGAACTCCATGTTTTTGAGAACTGTAAGGTCCGGGTAAACTCTTTCACCTTCCGGCAGGTAACCCAGTCTGGATTTGACTCTCTCATCCTCCCAGATATCAACACCGTCAATCATGACCCTGCCCTTCGTCGGCGGCAGGATTCCGGCAACAACTCTGAAAATCGTGGTTTTTCCACTTCCATTTGGTCCCAGGAGAATGTAGATTTCTCCCCTACCAATCCTGAAATTCACATTGTGGATAACCTCTCCATCTCCGTATCCGGCGCTAACGTTTTTTACATCAATCAAGGGATCACCTCAGTTTACGATAAAGCTCAGCCTGTTAATCGTTCTTTTCAGTGCAACTGTCAGTAGCAGTGAAACCACAAACGCAAAACCTCCGAGCAGCTCGACAGCCATGAAAAATATGGCCGGAGAGTGGCTGAGGCCCACCACAAAGAGGGCGATTGGAAGGAGTCCTGCAAGACTACCCCACTTTGTGGCCTGGGAGCTTTTCGCTCTGACGCTTATGAGGAGTGCCAAAGGCAGTGCGAGGAGCATCATGGAGAGGGGAAGAACTGTTATCATCGTGAGATAACCCGACGTCGGAGTCCAGAGCCGTGAGGTGTTCATCCAGTACAGTATTTCTATCGCTGCGGTATTGA
The DNA window shown above is from Archaeoglobus neptunius and carries:
- a CDS encoding GNAT family N-acetyltransferase, with the translated sequence MSAEGLISEFYVDKKGEIILVTVFVPEERENLIRMYEEYDPESRCCGLPPNTRNGIESWIDALHKNGYGFIAKLGDRVIGHIAAVPENSEAEFAIFIHPDFVDRGIGGELIRFASRVMREKGVRKLKAITERTNRRAIETYRHLGFLAVSRDPLYVYFEKEI
- the sfsA gene encoding DNA/RNA nuclease SfsA, producing MKVIAVPEAIECIILGRLNRFVVEIEIDGRVARAHINNTGRLKELLFRGNRGFCFKTETKKTDYRLFAVKCESGYALIDTQIQMKAFERAIRTIDWLDVRTFVRNVRVDESRIDYLLVGKEEVFAELKSAALKSGDYAMYPDCPTERGRRHVQTLIDLVGEGKKAVIVFIAAVPSVKAFKPNMEADEMLYSLLVEAKKAGVMMKALHLEYGDGFVFLRNPDLPVEI
- a CDS encoding HD domain-containing protein, yielding MSSHDEGHVERVMKLAEFIARREGADLEVVLTAARLHDIARDAENHAVESAKKAREILKGRDYKFVSSVVHAIEAHSFSSGIEPRTLEAKVLSDADKLDAMGAIGVARAFLYSGERGRSIHDTLKHFEEKLLRLKDQLYTDTAREIAEDRHRFLELFYARIKRELDEF
- the radA gene encoding DNA repair and recombination protein RadA, translated to MSDEAKIIELEDIPGVGPETAKKLRDAGFSTVEAVAVASPSELASVGGITEGNAVKIIQAARKLANIGGFESGDKVLERRKAVRKITTGSKDLDALLGGGVETQAITEFFGEFGSGKTQICHQLAVNVQLSEDQGGLNGSVVIIDTENTFRPERIIQMAEAKGLDGNEVLKNIYVAQAYNSNHQMLLVDNAKELAEKLKKEGKPVRLIIVDSLMSHFRAEYVGRGTLADRQQKLNRHLHDLMKFGELYNAAIVVTNQVMARPDVMFGDPTKPVGGHIVAHTATFRVYLKKSKDDLRIARLIDSPHLPEGEAIFKVTERGIEDAEEDKKKRRKK
- the ccmA gene encoding heme ABC exporter ATP-binding protein CcmA, with protein sequence MIDVKNVSAGYGDGEVIHNVNFRIGRGEIYILLGPNGSGKTTIFRVVAGILPPTKGRVMIDGVDIWEDERVKSRLGYLPEGERVYPDLTVLKNMEFFAKIYGIGEDRIREILENFGLSEYRNKMAGTLSRGLRKRLAIARTLLHDPEVVILDEPFSNLDIESVMALRDRIFEMLEEKKSILLSTHILDEIHNFEEGRVAIVKGGRMLVEKDLQSLVGSTEMLLKVSNPDKAGEILKDHGFSVSVTKSALIVGTEKNENISDAIKVLIENGIAVLEARYKSNPLEKFFK